The following coding sequences are from one Lolium rigidum isolate FL_2022 chromosome 6, APGP_CSIRO_Lrig_0.1, whole genome shotgun sequence window:
- the LOC124663075 gene encoding polynucleotide 3'-phosphatase ZDP, with product MLLASLFSRNPSLRLLPFAVRAARAAMSADSAPRAAVTVEYAKSARSACKGCGAAIAKGALRLGAHARDPRAGYDTTKWFHVACFPAASHPLGPLDKLPGFLWIKESERDELRALAENNASDGTELGASEEPSAKKAKADPSSPKSAVAEKGAVSVEYAKSARSTCKGCNASIAKGALRLGVAAHDPRGWDSTKWYHVACFPASSHPLGPVEKLNGFDSIKDEDRVELQELEKNNKRDQAAVGPLEVPSPSKANPEVEVAEKNNKGDQTELGPSEEPSAKKAKADLSSPEAVVAEKGTVSVEYAKSARSTCKGCNVSIAKGALRLGVSAHDPRGWDSTKWYHVACFPTSSHPLGPVEKLNGFESVKDDDRVELQELEKNNKRDQAAVTPLEVPSPNKAKHEVEVAEKSSPGNKGVGTVIPFSASHVKKEYKDATLPAHWKAFETVIFREQDDGLRASAKIAAFDFDGCLAKTSVKITGADKWSLQHKSIPDKLQSLYNDGYKLVIFTNESNIERWKNKRQQAVDSKVGRLDNFIECVKVPVQVFIACGVGKGKGTPDDRFRKPNSGMWWLMAEHFNSGIAIDMDQSFYVGDAAGRENDHSDADIKFAKDIGLKFHVPEEFFGP from the exons ATGCTCCTGGCCTCCCTCTTCTCCCGAAACCccagcctccgcctcctccccttcgccgtccgcgccgcccgcgccgcaatGTCGGCCGACTCCGCCCCCAGGGCGGCCGTCACCGTCGAGTACGCCAAGTCCGCGCGCTCCGCCTGCAAGGGCTgcggcgccgccatcgccaagGGCGCGCTCCGCCTCGGCGCCCACGCCCGCGACCCCCGCGCCGGCTACGACACCACCAAGTGGTTCCACGTCGCCTGCTTCCCCGCCGCCTCGCACCCGCTCGGCCCCCTCGACAAGCTCCCGGGCTTCCTTTGGATTAAG GAGAGCGAGCGTGACGAGCTACGGGCGCTTGCGGAG AACAACGCGAGCGACGGGACCGAACTCGGTGCATCGGAAGAACCGAGCGCGAAGAAAGCAAAGGCAGATCCATCTTCGCCCAAATCAGCAGTAGCAGAAAAGGGAGCCGTCTCTGTTGAGTACGCCAAGTCTGCCCGCTCCACCTGCAAGGGCTGCAACGCGAGCATCGCGAAGGGCGCGCTTCGCCTCGGCGTGGCAGCCCACGATCCCCGTGGCTGGGACAGCACCAAGTGGTACCACGTCGCCTGCTTCCCCGCCTCGTCGCACCCGCTGGGCCCTGTTGAGAAGCTCAACGGGTTCGACTCCATTAAG GACGAGGATCGCGTGGAGTTACAGGAGCTAGAGAAG AATAATAAGAGAGACCAGGCTGCAGTCGGTCCACTGGAAGTGCCAAGTCCAAGCAAAGCAAATCCTGAAGTGGAGGTGGCAGAGAAG AACAATAAGGGAGACCAGACTGAACTCGGTCCATCGGAAGAGCCAAGTGCGAAGAAAGCAAAGGCAGATCTATCTTCGCCTGAAGCGGTGGTGGCAGAAAAGGGAACTGTCTCTGTTGAATACGCCAAGTCTGCCCGTTCCACCTGCAAGGGTTGCAACGTAAGCATCGCGAAGGGCGCACTTCGCCTCGGTGTCTCAGCCCACGACCCCCGTGGCTGGGACAGCACCAAATGGTACCACGTCGCCTGCTTCCCTACCTCGTCACATCCGCTGGGTCCTGTTGAGAAGCTCAATGGGTTTGAATCCGTTAAG GACGACGATCGCGTGGAGTTGCAGGAACTAGAGAAG AATAATAAGAGAGACCAGGCTGCTGTAACTCCACTGGAAGTGCCAAGTCCaaacaaagcaaagcatgaaGTGGAGGTGGCAGAAAAG TCGTCCCCAGGAAACAAAGGAGTTGGTACAGTAATACCCTTTTCAGCTTCTCATGTCAAGAAAGAATACAAG GACGCCACCCTTCCTGCTCACTGGAAAGCTTTTGAGACAGTTATTTTCCGTGAGCAG GATGATGGCCTTCGTGCTTCAGCTAAGATTGCTGCTTTCGATTTCGACGGGTGCCTCGCCAAAACTTCAGTGAAGat CACTGGTGCAGACAAGTGGTCTTTACAGCATAAATCCATTCCTGACAAGTTGCAAAGCCTGTACAACGATGGTTACAAGTTG GTCATATTCACCAACGAGTCAAACATTGAGCGCTGGAAGAATAAGCGGCAGCAAGCTGTTGACTCGAAAGTTGGACGTCTTGATAATTTTATTGAGTGTGTTAAAGTCCCTGTTCAG GTTTTCATTGCATGTGGTGTAGGGAAAGGAAAAGGCACACCAGACGATCGATTTCGCAAACCAAATTCGGGAATGTGGTGGTTGATGGCAGAGCATTTCAATTCTGGAATTGCCATCGACATGGATCA GTCTTTCTATGTTGGTGATGCAGCTGGGAGAGAGAACGATCATAGTGACGcagatataaaatttgctaag GATATCGGTCTGAAGTTTCACGTTCCTGAAGAATTCTTTGGTCCCTAG